A portion of the Gorilla gorilla gorilla isolate KB3781 chromosome X, NHGRI_mGorGor1-v2.1_pri, whole genome shotgun sequence genome contains these proteins:
- the SPANXN1 gene encoding LOW QUALITY PROTEIN: sperm protein associated with the nucleus on the X chromosome N1 (The sequence of the model RefSeq protein was modified relative to this genomic sequence to represent the inferred CDS: substituted 1 base at 1 genomic stop codon): MEQPTSSTNGENRKSPCESNNENDEMQETPNRDLAPEPSLKKMKTSEXSTVLAFCYRKAKKIHSNQLENDQSRENSINPVQEEEDEGLDSAEGSSQEDEDLDSSEGSSQEDEDLDPPEGSSQ, encoded by the exons ATGGAACAGCCAACTTCAAGCACCAATGGGGAGAACAGGAAGAGCCCCTGTGAATCCAACAATGAAAATGATGAG ATGCAGGAGACACCAAACAGGGACTTAGCCCCCGAACCAAGTTTGAAAAAGATGAAAACGTCAGAATAGTCAACAGTATTAGCGTTTTGCTACAGGAAGGCTAAGAAAATACATTCAAATCAACTGGAGAATGACCAGTCCCGAGAGAACTCCATCAATCCAGTCCAAGAGGAGGAGGACGAAGGCCTAGACTCAGCTGAAGGATCTTCACAGGAGGATGAAGACCTGGACTCATCTGAAGGATCTTCACAGGAGGATGAAGACCTAGACCCACCTGAAGGATCTTCACAGTAG